One genomic region from Thermomicrobiales bacterium encodes:
- the rsmA gene encoding 16S rRNA (adenine(1518)-N(6)/adenine(1519)-N(6))-dimethyltransferase RsmA encodes MTSYRDRMAALGIEPSKALGQNFLHDRGIVRRIAEAAGIEPGETVLEVGPGLGILTEELAARAERVVAIELDRRLAAHLPEVMPSNVEIVEGDALQIDPVALVGQRYSVVANLPYSVGTAIVRRLQEADPPPRVLTIMVQREVAERMAAAPPQMSLLAVAVQFYGSPRILFRIGGGAFIPPPRVESAVIRIETRDPLLPRDEHAAFFRVVQAGFAQRRKQLANTLSSGLGVERGIVEAALERAGVRSTERAERLQVADWLAVFRALADAGAVQ; translated from the coding sequence ATGACCTCCTATCGCGACCGCATGGCCGCCCTCGGGATTGAGCCGAGCAAGGCTCTTGGGCAGAACTTCCTGCACGATCGCGGGATTGTGCGCCGGATCGCTGAGGCTGCCGGGATCGAGCCGGGCGAGACGGTGCTGGAAGTCGGGCCGGGGCTGGGCATCCTGACCGAAGAGCTGGCTGCGCGCGCCGAGCGCGTGGTGGCGATCGAGCTGGATCGGCGGCTGGCTGCGCACTTGCCCGAGGTGATGCCGTCCAACGTCGAGATCGTCGAGGGCGACGCGCTGCAGATCGACCCGGTCGCGCTGGTTGGGCAGCGCTATTCGGTCGTGGCGAACTTGCCGTACTCGGTTGGCACGGCGATCGTGCGGCGCTTGCAGGAGGCCGACCCGCCGCCGCGCGTACTGACGATCATGGTGCAGCGTGAGGTGGCCGAGCGCATGGCCGCCGCACCGCCGCAGATGAGCCTGCTGGCCGTCGCTGTGCAGTTCTATGGCTCGCCGCGCATCCTGTTTCGCATCGGCGGGGGCGCGTTCATTCCGCCGCCGCGCGTCGAATCGGCGGTGATCCGGATTGAGACGCGCGATCCGTTGCTGCCGCGAGACGAGCACGCCGCGTTCTTCCGGGTCGTGCAGGCCGGGTTCGCGCAGCGCCGCAAGCAGTTGGCGAACACGCTGTCGAGCGGGCTTGGTGTCGAGCGCGGGATCGTCGAGGCGGCGCTGGAACGCGCAGGTGTGCGGTCAACGGAGCGCGCCGAGCGGCTGCAGGTTGCGGACTGGCTCGCCGTCTTTCGCGCGCTGGCCGATGCCGGGGCCGTGCAGTGA